The nucleotide sequence ggtgccagataccatagCACACCTTgtagtccatgcctcgatgggtcagggatGTTTTGACAGCAAAAGGAGGACTAACACAAtgttaggtcataatgttatgcctgatcagtgtatatgctGCATATTTGTAGGTTTACTAGCCGTTTCTTGCAAAGTTGTCTGTATGGGGTTTGTTTAACCATTTTTCTTCTCTACAGCTTGGCCGAATGAGTGGTCCTCCCTCCCCACAACCCACCCCAGGCAGTTCTGGGCGGGTGGCAGCAGTCTGTCCCTACATCCAGATACCGGTGCCCGGGCGACAAGAAGGAGGCTACACTTTATCTCCTGATCCCCTGAAGCCACAGTCTCTCTCCACTCCTGCTACAGTCAACCATGCTCGTTCAAAGTCAGGTCAGTCTTCGCTCTTATTGTTTGACAGATTTTTACTTTTCCACTTGCTGCTTTCCAGGACTGAAAAGAAAAACTTCTACAGGAAATCTGGAGAATTGTCCTGGGATTAATGCATCATCAAGAAAACTGTTGGTGCTCTTACACAGACAACGTCCAAATAAAAGCTCCCTGTGGTAAAACGATGAGCATCAAATGGTTATAGAAGGTTCATAACCCCAATCAGCAAGATAGTACTACATAAATGGGTATAGATATATCATTTCACTATGCTTGCCTCTTGAAGGCTGTGTATATCAATCACTCAACAGCAGAAATCTGCTCACGACTCTCCTTGAATCTTCTTTCTCACCACAACTGTAAAATCATTCATTCAGATCAGttcacatttcttttttatgcTTCACTAATtttcctgatatgtcacaataGCAAGTCTTTATCATTATTGGCATCACAATACAGTTGAATGAAGAATTGCAGTATCTCTTTCGATATAAAAGGGGAGCTCATAAGCACCAAGTTTTGAAACGTATCTTTATTCAGATATTCTCATCAATGTCATACTAAAAcatctttgtttgtttttttccagcCTTTACCGCTAACATGCTTTTTCATTTTCTCATGTCTGTCACCTTTTATCTCCTCCCCTATTTGCTTGTCATGCTTCTGTGTCACATTTGGGGGCGGCGGGACAGAGGAAGAGAGGGTGAGGATGCCTGCAGGCCCATGGAAGGTCTCAGACTTAGACATCATAGTGGACCCTCTTGTGCCATCCTCAGAGCAAAGAGATGGGCCAGAGGCCCCCACAGACTCCGACTGTACTTCTAGTGAGTTTTTCGGGCATGACATCAAGAGGAAATGTTTGATCAGAGTGCATAAAACAGGGTTGCACTTCTAATTACAAGACAGACATTGGCCTTTATAAGACATTTAAAAGTACTGTTTAAAACCATGTTTGATTTTAAGTTGTagataaataatacataaagaCACTGTGAATTGATTTGATGATCAATTATTCACACACACTGTGacataataaatatacaaaaaaagcaGCATACACTTAGTTTGTCAGTAGCAATGAGGTATGTCCTATGTATAATTTGTTACCTCATGGGTACTGACAAACCATAAAAAGGCCATTTAAGCCCCACCCATTATTCATCTTAAAAAGCACACTTAAAAGTACACTTACTGTTCCATATCCCAGTAGTCACTGAAGTTAGATCCACAGGACACCTAAAACTCTGAACTAAACTGGTGGAAAAAGTAGCCATTATGTAACAACTTTATTTTAAGTAGTCATGAAGATGCCAGGCTGACCTTAAGAATACATAACAAGGGACTGCATTTAACTTTTAGCATAATTAATTGCTAGAATAATTTGATCTAGAGAAAAGAAAACCCCATATTTGATAGAGTTTAGTCCTTTGCTGCACTGCATTTCTCCTTTGTGGGACTTGGCAGTCAACTTGCCAGTGAGTTTGATTGCGTGTCTGTCAGACGGATGGGATAAACATGCGTCATCGCCCGTGGCTTTGACAGCAGAGCAGTGGACTTGGACACATAGGCTTAGTAATCCATTTAACCCAAAGAGAGCTGGATCGAGGCAGAGGACAGGACAGAAATATACCCCACTCAAGCCCCTGATTAGAAGTGTCCTGATGTCACAAGggtcagagatgtgagtgtagTCCCATTTGAGACTCATCTCCTGCTTTAATGACCTGATGAGCAGGTCAGTCTGTGTCATAACGAGGCTGACTAGAGAAAGAGCATACACCGTCTTTGTCTGTTTCAGTCTAACTCATACTGCTGTGCTCCCTACAGCTAATGATGCAATCTGGCCCTCATTCAGCAATAATAGGGTTCCTCTAAAACCTCCAGACTGGAAGGACACAAGTCAAGATCATACCAGCAAGATGGGTACCTCAGACAAGGTGAGATTACAGAGTCCTCCTTAGAGTTTAAGCACAAGTTCTACTGAAAGACATCTTTGAGTCTTGCTTAACTTGTGTTTTTGTCTCTTTCTAGGAAGCCCCTAAGCTGTTAGGGACAGTAACAGCATTGTCTAAGCAGCCTCCACCAATTTATGGAACCTATCCCAGTGCAGGCCATCACTCCACAGTCTGTGCCACCAGCTCTTTGCCCCGCTCTGCTCCTGGCACCTTAGGCTGGCAGAGAACACTCCCTGCCTCTGGTTCCTCTTCACAGCAGATCCAACAGCGGATAACAGTGCCTCCCAGCCCTACGCCTCAGTCTGGATCAGCCCTCTTCCCTCAGAGTGAGAGGACAGAGCCTCCTCTTGCTGTGGCGGTGCGTCCCTTTATTCCAGACAGAGGGTCCCGGCCCCAGTCTCCAAGGAAGGGCCCTGCCACTATGAACTCCAGTTCAATCTACAATATGTACCTGCAGCAGCCTACAGCCAAAAATTACTCCAGCAGCAGCAGAGCTGCTGTCAAAGCAGGTAAGAAAAAGTTGCATTGGTTTCACAAACAGATATGGAAATTAGCTTTCCATGTTATGATTATGCATGTTCACTTCTTTTAAATTGGCTTTCTTTTCATTGGCTTCCAGTATACGGAAAACCAGTCCTACCAGGCTCCACCTCTCCCTCTCCAGTTCCACTCTACCAACAGTCCTCCACAGATGATTTTGACAAAGAGATGGCCCAAGAGAGCACTCCCTTACCTCCACCCAGTGTGGAGCACATCCCTCGCCCTCTCAGCCCTACCAAACTGACCCCTGTGGCCCACTCCCCTCTCCGTTACCAAAGTGACATTGACCTTGAGGTGCTGAGAAGGAAATTAGCCAATGCTCCCCGACCTTTGAAGAAGCGAAGCTCCATCACAGAACCAGAAGGACCCAGTGGGCCTAACATCCAGAAGCTCCTATATCAGCGCTTCAACACTCTTGCAGGGGGCATTGAAAGTGGAGTGGGTGGTACACCTTTCTACCAGCCTGACAGTCCTTTGAACTACATGGCCACAGCCCTGGGTGATGTGGACACTGCCAATGGGAACCTGGTGGAGTCAAGCATGTTAGCTGAGCCTTCAGCAGAGCCCACAATCTCAATCCCTCCGCCCACCTCTTCTGTGTCACCTACAGCTGATGACAATGAGAACCAGCAGACACATCTATGTAGTGACTCAGGGGGTGCCAAGTTGGATGATGCCTCAGACCCTTCTTCTAAGGACAACCATGAGGACAATCATAACAACAACCACACAAATGTTACGGACACACAATCTAGTCCGGTACCAGAAGCCCATTCCCCTGCAGAGCAGGACACCACAGCACAGTCAGGAACTCCTCCTGGTGCATCTACGGTGAGTTGGCACTAGCTTGTTGGCTAGGGTCATTCTGCAAGAAGTCTTGTGAGATTCacaacaaacatacatacacagaGTCAATCCTTTAACCCTAACCTCTGGTCTGGTGAGATGTTTGATCTTTGAAATATGAAAactaatagattttttttacattgcaggTCAAGCGCACCAACTTGAAGAAGCCTGGCTCTGAGAGGACAGGTCATGGCTTGAGGGTCAAGTTCAATCCTCTTGCATTGCTTTTGGATGCATCTTTGGAGGGCGAGTTTGATTTGGTGCAAAGAATTATTTATGAGGTACTATTCAGTTGCAAAACTCCACTTACACCTATATTGTATGCTTGAACTAGACTCAGTAGTAGATTGTCAACTATTTCCTCCTcaaattgtgtttattttactTCATCCTCAGGTGAACAATCCTAGCACTCCAAATGATGAGGGTATTACCCCTCTCCATAATGCGGTATGTGCGGGTCACCACCATATTGTAAAATTCCTTCTGGACTTTGGGGTCAATGTCAATGCGGCAGATAGTGATGGATGGTGAGGACTCTaacttttgtcagagaataccaGACAACTGTAATATTGTACAGACAAATTCTTACTCATAAACTGATGTTACCAGTTGCTAACTCTATCTCACTTGTGATCAGGACGCCCCTGCACTGTGCAGCTTCATGCAACAATGTTCATCTTTGCAAGTTGCTGGTGGAGTCTGGAGCTGCCATTTTTGCCACTACTATCAGTGATGTGGAGACGGCAGCAGACAAGTGCGAAGAGATGGAGGAGGGTTATGTCCAGTGCTCTCAGTTTCTATATGGTAACATCAAAAACATTTTCtggtgttattttttttttttttactataaagCGAGTTTCTAGACTAGTGGCTTCTTTATTTACCTTCCAGGTGTACAGGAGAAGCTGGGGGTAATGAATAAAGGGACAGTTTATGCCCTGTGGGACTATGAAG is from Pseudorasbora parva isolate DD20220531a chromosome 10, ASM2467924v1, whole genome shotgun sequence and encodes:
- the ppp1r13ba gene encoding protein phosphatase 1, regulatory subunit 13Ba isoform X3; translated protein: MMPMILTVFLSDNQQLLTEVPITPETLCKDVVEFCKEAGESGCHLAEVWRGKERAIPFDQLMFEHLQKWGQRRQEVKFYLRHEESLYPNFSQAGSQTSEQADRKSRGNSDKPCENGVGNPRVELTLSELQEMAMRQQQQIETQQQMLIAKEQRLRYLKQQDPRQGQSVSESEKLQRLRERVDSQEAKLKKVRAMRGQVDYSKLINGNLSAEIEHVSSLFQEKQAELQSAMVKVDQLTQQLDDLRRGRLNGLQPLGGPVTSNAALELRKLYQELQIRNKLNQEQNSKLQQHKDMLNKRNMEVTMMDKRIGDLRERLYKKKAELGRMSGPPSPQPTPGSSGRVAAVCPYIQIPVPGRQEGGYTLSPDPLKPQSLSTPATVNHARSKSEEERVRMPAGPWKVSDLDIIVDPLVPSSEQRDGPEAPTDSDCTSTNDAIWPSFSNNRVPLKPPDWKDTSQDHTSKMGTSDKEAPKLLGTVTALSKQPPPIYGTYPSAGHHSTVCATSSLPRSAPGTLGWQRTLPASGSSSQQIQQRITVPPSPTPQSGSALFPQSERTEPPLAVAVRPFIPDRGSRPQSPRKGPATMNSSSIYNMYLQQPTAKNYSSSSRAAVKAVYGKPVLPGSTSPSPVPLYQQSSTDDFDKEMAQESTPLPPPSVEHIPRPLSPTKLTPVAHSPLRYQSDIDLEVLRRKLANAPRPLKKRSSITEPEGPSGPNIQKLLYQRFNTLAGGIESGVGGTPFYQPDSPLNYMATALGDVDTANGNLVESSMLAEPSAEPTISIPPPTSSVSPTADDNENQQTHLCSDSGGAKLDDASDPSSKDNHEDNHNNNHTNVTDTQSSPVPEAHSPAEQDTTAQSGTPPGASTVKRTNLKKPGSERTGHGLRVKFNPLALLLDASLEGEFDLVQRIIYEVNNPSTPNDEGITPLHNAVCAGHHHIVKFLLDFGVNVNAADSDGWTPLHCAASCNNVHLCKLLVESGAAIFATTISDVETAADKCEEMEEGYVQCSQFLYGVQEKLGVMNKGTVYALWDYEAQSSDEVSFHEGDALTILSRRDDSETEWWWARLNDKEGYVPRNLLGLYPRIKPRQRSLA
- the ppp1r13ba gene encoding protein phosphatase 1, regulatory subunit 13Ba isoform X1 — translated: MRRFISMVIRSLVSASKGRPWLQKRVRAQGKEDRKLKVPHGLTKMILTVFLSDNQQLLTEVPITPETLCKDVVEFCKEAGESGCHLAEVWRGKERAIPFDQLMFEHLQKWGQRRQEVKFYLRHEESLYPNFSQAGSQTSEQADRKSRGNSDKPCENGVGNPRVELTLSELQEMAMRQQQQIETQQQMLIAKEQRLRYLKQQDPRQGQSVSESEKLQRLRERVDSQEAKLKKVRAMRGQVDYSKLINGNLSAEIEHVSSLFQEKQAELQSAMVKVDQLTQQLDDLRRGRLNGLQPLGGPVTSNAALELRKLYQELQIRNKLNQEQNSKLQQHKDMLNKRNMEVTMMDKRIGDLRERLYKKKAELGRMSGPPSPQPTPGSSGRVAAVCPYIQIPVPGRQEGGYTLSPDPLKPQSLSTPATVNHARSKSEEERVRMPAGPWKVSDLDIIVDPLVPSSEQRDGPEAPTDSDCTSTNDAIWPSFSNNRVPLKPPDWKDTSQDHTSKMGTSDKEAPKLLGTVTALSKQPPPIYGTYPSAGHHSTVCATSSLPRSAPGTLGWQRTLPASGSSSQQIQQRITVPPSPTPQSGSALFPQSERTEPPLAVAVRPFIPDRGSRPQSPRKGPATMNSSSIYNMYLQQPTAKNYSSSSRAAVKAVYGKPVLPGSTSPSPVPLYQQSSTDDFDKEMAQESTPLPPPSVEHIPRPLSPTKLTPVAHSPLRYQSDIDLEVLRRKLANAPRPLKKRSSITEPEGPSGPNIQKLLYQRFNTLAGGIESGVGGTPFYQPDSPLNYMATALGDVDTANGNLVESSMLAEPSAEPTISIPPPTSSVSPTADDNENQQTHLCSDSGGAKLDDASDPSSKDNHEDNHNNNHTNVTDTQSSPVPEAHSPAEQDTTAQSGTPPGASTVKRTNLKKPGSERTGHGLRVKFNPLALLLDASLEGEFDLVQRIIYEVNNPSTPNDEGITPLHNAVCAGHHHIVKFLLDFGVNVNAADSDGWTPLHCAASCNNVHLCKLLVESGAAIFATTISDVETAADKCEEMEEGYVQCSQFLYGVQEKLGVMNKGTVYALWDYEAQSSDEVSFHEGDALTILSRRDDSETEWWWARLNDKEGYVPRNLLGLYPRIKPRQRSLA
- the ppp1r13ba gene encoding protein phosphatase 1, regulatory subunit 13Ba isoform X4 translates to MRRFISMVIRSLVSASKGRPWLQKRVRAQGKEDRKLKVPHGLTKMILTVFLSDNQQLLTEVPITPETLCKDVVEFCKEAGESGCHLAEVWRGKERAIPFDQLMFEHLQKWGQRRQEVKFYLRHEESLYPNFSQAGSQTSEQADRKSRGNSDKPCENGVGNPRVELTLSELQEMAMRQQQQIETQQQMLIAKEQRLRYLKQQDPRQGQSVSESEKLQRLRERVDSQEAKLKKVRAMRGQVDYSKLINGNLSAEIEHVSSLFQEKQAELQSAMVKVDQLTQQLDDLRRGRLNGLQPLGGPVTSNAALELRKLYQELQIRNKLNQEQNSKLQQHKDMLNKRNMEVTMMDKRIGDLRERLYKKKAELGRMSGPPSPQPTPGSSGRVAAVCPYIQIPVPGRQEGGYTLSPDPLKPQSLSTPATVNHARSKSANDAIWPSFSNNRVPLKPPDWKDTSQDHTSKMGTSDKEAPKLLGTVTALSKQPPPIYGTYPSAGHHSTVCATSSLPRSAPGTLGWQRTLPASGSSSQQIQQRITVPPSPTPQSGSALFPQSERTEPPLAVAVRPFIPDRGSRPQSPRKGPATMNSSSIYNMYLQQPTAKNYSSSSRAAVKAVYGKPVLPGSTSPSPVPLYQQSSTDDFDKEMAQESTPLPPPSVEHIPRPLSPTKLTPVAHSPLRYQSDIDLEVLRRKLANAPRPLKKRSSITEPEGPSGPNIQKLLYQRFNTLAGGIESGVGGTPFYQPDSPLNYMATALGDVDTANGNLVESSMLAEPSAEPTISIPPPTSSVSPTADDNENQQTHLCSDSGGAKLDDASDPSSKDNHEDNHNNNHTNVTDTQSSPVPEAHSPAEQDTTAQSGTPPGASTVKRTNLKKPGSERTGHGLRVKFNPLALLLDASLEGEFDLVQRIIYEVNNPSTPNDEGITPLHNAVCAGHHHIVKFLLDFGVNVNAADSDGWTPLHCAASCNNVHLCKLLVESGAAIFATTISDVETAADKCEEMEEGYVQCSQFLYGVQEKLGVMNKGTVYALWDYEAQSSDEVSFHEGDALTILSRRDDSETEWWWARLNDKEGYVPRNLLGLYPRIKPRQRSLA
- the ppp1r13ba gene encoding protein phosphatase 1, regulatory subunit 13Ba isoform X2: MRRFISMVIRSLVSASKGRPWLQKRVRAQGKEDRKLKVPHGLTKMILTVFLSDNQQLLTEVPITPETLCKDVVEFCKEAGESGCHLAEVWRGKERAIPFDQLMFEHLQKWGQRRQEVKFYLRHEESLYPNFSQGSQTSEQADRKSRGNSDKPCENGVGNPRVELTLSELQEMAMRQQQQIETQQQMLIAKEQRLRYLKQQDPRQGQSVSESEKLQRLRERVDSQEAKLKKVRAMRGQVDYSKLINGNLSAEIEHVSSLFQEKQAELQSAMVKVDQLTQQLDDLRRGRLNGLQPLGGPVTSNAALELRKLYQELQIRNKLNQEQNSKLQQHKDMLNKRNMEVTMMDKRIGDLRERLYKKKAELGRMSGPPSPQPTPGSSGRVAAVCPYIQIPVPGRQEGGYTLSPDPLKPQSLSTPATVNHARSKSEEERVRMPAGPWKVSDLDIIVDPLVPSSEQRDGPEAPTDSDCTSTNDAIWPSFSNNRVPLKPPDWKDTSQDHTSKMGTSDKEAPKLLGTVTALSKQPPPIYGTYPSAGHHSTVCATSSLPRSAPGTLGWQRTLPASGSSSQQIQQRITVPPSPTPQSGSALFPQSERTEPPLAVAVRPFIPDRGSRPQSPRKGPATMNSSSIYNMYLQQPTAKNYSSSSRAAVKAVYGKPVLPGSTSPSPVPLYQQSSTDDFDKEMAQESTPLPPPSVEHIPRPLSPTKLTPVAHSPLRYQSDIDLEVLRRKLANAPRPLKKRSSITEPEGPSGPNIQKLLYQRFNTLAGGIESGVGGTPFYQPDSPLNYMATALGDVDTANGNLVESSMLAEPSAEPTISIPPPTSSVSPTADDNENQQTHLCSDSGGAKLDDASDPSSKDNHEDNHNNNHTNVTDTQSSPVPEAHSPAEQDTTAQSGTPPGASTVKRTNLKKPGSERTGHGLRVKFNPLALLLDASLEGEFDLVQRIIYEVNNPSTPNDEGITPLHNAVCAGHHHIVKFLLDFGVNVNAADSDGWTPLHCAASCNNVHLCKLLVESGAAIFATTISDVETAADKCEEMEEGYVQCSQFLYGVQEKLGVMNKGTVYALWDYEAQSSDEVSFHEGDALTILSRRDDSETEWWWARLNDKEGYVPRNLLGLYPRIKPRQRSLA
- the ppp1r13ba gene encoding protein phosphatase 1, regulatory subunit 13Ba isoform X5, producing the protein MEWNHVETVQEFTAEGQCSKIKVRSCRITWDSHQVGNPRVELTLSELQEMAMRQQQQIETQQQMLIAKEQRLRYLKQQDPRQGQSVSESEKLQRLRERVDSQEAKLKKVRAMRGQVDYSKLINGNLSAEIEHVSSLFQEKQAELQSAMVKVDQLTQQLDDLRRGRLNGLQPLGGPVTSNAALELRKLYQELQIRNKLNQEQNSKLQQHKDMLNKRNMEVTMMDKRIGDLRERLYKKKAELGRMSGPPSPQPTPGSSGRVAAVCPYIQIPVPGRQEGGYTLSPDPLKPQSLSTPATVNHARSKSEEERVRMPAGPWKVSDLDIIVDPLVPSSEQRDGPEAPTDSDCTSTNDAIWPSFSNNRVPLKPPDWKDTSQDHTSKMGTSDKEAPKLLGTVTALSKQPPPIYGTYPSAGHHSTVCATSSLPRSAPGTLGWQRTLPASGSSSQQIQQRITVPPSPTPQSGSALFPQSERTEPPLAVAVRPFIPDRGSRPQSPRKGPATMNSSSIYNMYLQQPTAKNYSSSSRAAVKAVYGKPVLPGSTSPSPVPLYQQSSTDDFDKEMAQESTPLPPPSVEHIPRPLSPTKLTPVAHSPLRYQSDIDLEVLRRKLANAPRPLKKRSSITEPEGPSGPNIQKLLYQRFNTLAGGIESGVGGTPFYQPDSPLNYMATALGDVDTANGNLVESSMLAEPSAEPTISIPPPTSSVSPTADDNENQQTHLCSDSGGAKLDDASDPSSKDNHEDNHNNNHTNVTDTQSSPVPEAHSPAEQDTTAQSGTPPGASTVKRTNLKKPGSERTGHGLRVKFNPLALLLDASLEGEFDLVQRIIYEVNNPSTPNDEGITPLHNAVCAGHHHIVKFLLDFGVNVNAADSDGWTPLHCAASCNNVHLCKLLVESGAAIFATTISDVETAADKCEEMEEGYVQCSQFLYGVQEKLGVMNKGTVYALWDYEAQSSDEVSFHEGDALTILSRRDDSETEWWWARLNDKEGYVPRNLLGLYPRIKPRQRSLA